The Acidobacteriota bacterium DNA window TATTCCTCTACGGGCTGATCCCGCCGGTGCTGGCGCTGGAGTCGCCGACGTCCCTGGTGAACCTTCTGCACACGGACAGCGGCATCCTTTCAAGGCTGGCCGCCTCCTATGTGCTCAGGATGGAGGAAATGTGGCCGCGGGCGTTCCAGTTGCTTTCGGAGCCCTATATGGTTGTCACGGGGCGTGGGCTGGGCGGTATCGGCATGCCCCAGAAATACTTCGAACCGGGCCTGGCAAACGCGGCCGACAACGTGTGGGTTTACCTTGTAGTCGATTTCGGAATTATCGTACTCGGCCTGCTGGTAGCTTATCTGTTGCACAAGATCCTGTTCCTGCGCCTGAGCGGCGGCAGCAACCTGTACTTCTTCGCCTTCTGCATGTCACTGTTCGCATACGGAGCCACTCTCAATGTAATCGAATCTCCCACCCTGATGATGACGCTGGGATTCCTTCTGGCCTTCTGGAAGCGACCGGACATGCGAGTGCACGCGTATGCCCTCACCGGAAGATAGGGGCTGCAGGGATTGGTCGCGTCTTCCGAGGGGGTAATTGTCTTGTCACACGGGACTTTTTTCCTGAGCCGGGCGGAAATCATTTCCCCTGTGCGGTGGAACGGTTACGGCGGACCCATGGACGCGTTCGGTAACGTGCCCGCTGACAACGTGATGCCTGAGCGACCGCCATTTTGTATTCCGGCACGCGGTTTGTATGTCCGGATGTGGAGACTTGCCGGTTATCGGTATGCGCAACAGGATGACAATAAAAACGCGATCGGACGAGGCGATGCCCGGGCGAACGGAGGTGCGCGAGCGCGCTGACGGCCGGGCGGACGCAAACGAGCCCGATATAGGTCTGTATGAACTTGCCTCCCTGCTTATCAAACGCAAGCGGTTCATTCTGTACTCGGTTGTCATCATATCGGTGATGATGGCAGCCATACTTTTGGGTACCGCCAATACCTACCGGTCAACCGCCACGATTCTGTCAGCCGATCGAACCGATAAACTCGGCGGTCTGAGAGGACTGGCCGGTCTGGCAGGTATCAACGTCAGTCAGGATAATCCATCGGAGCTGTTTCCGGTTATCCTTCGCTCCAGGTTGGTGAAGGACGGCGTGCTGGGCAGGGAGTACTCGATCGGTGGAGCGGATGCCGAACCGGTGACCGTAACCCTGCAGCAGTATTTCGGCGAGGATTTACCCGACAGACTCTACGCCGCGCTGGACGGTGTCACCAGCATTGGCATGGACAGGGGGACGGGCGTGATACGGGTTTCGGTTGACACCAAGCAGGCCGAGTTGTCGCAGGCCATTCTGACGGAATACCTCGCTCAACTCGAGACTTTCAACCTGCACAAGAGGCGTTCGAGCGCCAGGGAGAATCTGCAGTATCTCAATCGTGAACTGGCGACGATCGGCCGGCTGTTGTCCGAGGCCGAAGATAACCTGAGCGTTTTTCAGAGCGCCAACCGCGACTGGGCGGTGACGACAAATCCCGATGTTCTCAAGGAGCTTGCCCAACTGCGCCGGGAAGTGGAAATCCGCACACAGGCATATCTGTTCCTTACCGGCGAAAGCGAGATAGCCAAACTGGAAGCACAGAAGGACGTGCCCATCGTTCGAATTCTCGATGCACCGTCAGTGCCTGCCCAGAAGTCCGGGCCGTTCCGGGCGGCGACCCTGGCCGCCAGCGCGGTCGGGACGCTGTTCCTGGCCATGTTTATCTCCGTCATTCACGGGATGTTTCTTAAGCGGGTGCGGGGGCCGGACAGGCAGGCTTTCCAGGCCCTGCGAGAAGACCTGGTCGATGCTTTTCCGCTGACCAGGCGCGTCGTTACCCGTGCCGCCCGGCGCCTGAGTGCGAGGGCGCACCGACACGCTGATTCTGCGTGATACCGTCCGTTATTCCCGAATCGAACCGGTGCCGGAGAATTCTTGTGCCCGGCTCCGGATTTAAATTGATTTTTGGGGTGTGATGTTATAGTTTTGCCACACCCGGACAGGCCCGTATCAGGGAAGAGGGTTTCGGGCAATTCGCGGTGGATGGACCGACGCGCGCGCCCGAAACTTCAGGACTGTTCAGAACACGATGAGTTTTGCATCGTGGTGGGGTTCCCGAGTGGTCAAAGGGAACAGACTGTAAATCTGTCGGCGTAGCCTTCGAAGGTTCGAATCCTTCCCCCACCACCATGATTAATGCCTGTTCGGGTTTTTTTTTGCCCCTGGTGCCGGCTCGCCATACGTCGATTCACAGTCCTTCCCGGTGGGCCGTCTTGAACAAATGGGTTTGCGCCGGAGTCCGAGTCAATATATCTTGGCGGCTCGCATCACGCTATGGCTGGCGAAACGGAAAAGATACACGCGGACTACACTGAAGGTTCGATCCTCGGCTCCATCCTGAAGATGGGGCTGCCCTCCATGTTCGGGTTCCTGACTCAGAACATCTATACCATTGTCGATACGTGGTGGGTCTCGCGGCTTCCTTCCGGCGAAGCGGCCGTGGCCGGCCTGACTTTTTTCGCCGTCATACTGTCGCTGCTGTTTTCGTTCAACCAGCTGGTCGGGCCGGGCTCGGTGGCCGTCATCTCGCGGCGATACGGCGAGAAGAACTATGATCAGACCGAAAAGGCGATCAAGGAAACAATCCTGCTCAAGCTCCTTTTCGGCTTCGTCTTCGGAATCACCGGCTACTTCTTCACCGAGGATCTGCTGAGACTGGTGGGAGCGCGAGGAGAGTCCCTGAGACTCGGCGTGCAGTACGCCCGGATCATGTTTGTGGCCCTCGGCATTCCGTACGCCACCTATTCCATCTTCACTGCCCTGCGCAGCGTGGCCAACCCGCGCATGGCGA harbors:
- a CDS encoding Wzz/FepE/Etk N-terminal domain-containing protein — protein: MTIKTRSDEAMPGRTEVRERADGRADANEPDIGLYELASLLIKRKRFILYSVVIISVMMAAILLGTANTYRSTATILSADRTDKLGGLRGLAGLAGINVSQDNPSELFPVILRSRLVKDGVLGREYSIGGADAEPVTVTLQQYFGEDLPDRLYAALDGVTSIGMDRGTGVIRVSVDTKQAELSQAILTEYLAQLETFNLHKRRSSARENLQYLNRELATIGRLLSEAEDNLSVFQSANRDWAVTTNPDVLKELAQLRREVEIRTQAYLFLTGESEIAKLEAQKDVPIVRILDAPSVPAQKSGPFRAATLAASAVGTLFLAMFISVIHGMFLKRVRGPDRQAFQALREDLVDAFPLTRRVVTRAARRLSARAHRHADSA